A genomic region of Deinococcus sp. KSM4-11 contains the following coding sequences:
- a CDS encoding ABC transporter permease: MPSAPHAESQTALAWSLARAHLSHRRTQNVLTILGIAVGVMALIAALSLTNGFTRALISATLRASPHLSLTSYTPAARDAELELALKADPAVQAFMPFVADKGLLTRPASDGRRAGFDFVTLFGVTPDAAHVLELQPEESRVLATLKPGQIMLGSALSRSIGAFTGDQLRLLNSAQHRASLSVAGVFTTGNYLIDSAYAFTDLSTLQALQETKNVTGYQLRLRDPDLAPAVGRQLTRARPYSALPWQDIYGTLLDQLSLQKKVISFVVFLIVIVAAFGIANVLTLAVFEKTQEIAILRAIGATRALITRVFLFEGLVLGVGGLLVGNLLGLGISAYFTVRPFQLPGDLYFVTSLPVEVRWTDLLAVNLMGLVTTLLAALIPARRAAGIEPARIIR, translated from the coding sequence ATGCCCTCCGCTCCCCACGCCGAATCGCAGACTGCCCTGGCGTGGTCGCTGGCTCGGGCGCACCTCAGCCACCGCCGTACGCAGAATGTCCTGACCATCCTGGGGATCGCGGTGGGCGTGATGGCGTTGATTGCGGCGCTGAGTCTCACCAACGGCTTCACCCGCGCCCTGATCAGCGCGACGCTACGGGCCAGCCCGCACCTGAGCCTGACCTCCTACACGCCGGCCGCCCGCGACGCGGAACTCGAGCTGGCCCTGAAAGCCGATCCCGCCGTGCAGGCGTTTATGCCCTTCGTGGCCGACAAGGGCCTGCTGACTCGACCCGCCAGCGATGGTCGCCGGGCCGGCTTCGACTTCGTGACCCTGTTCGGCGTCACGCCGGACGCCGCCCACGTGCTGGAACTTCAGCCGGAAGAAAGCCGGGTGCTCGCCACCCTGAAACCCGGCCAGATCATGCTGGGCTCCGCCCTGTCGCGCTCGATTGGGGCGTTCACCGGGGATCAGCTGCGGCTGCTGAACAGCGCCCAGCACCGGGCCAGCCTGAGCGTTGCTGGGGTGTTCACCACCGGCAATTACCTGATTGACAGCGCCTACGCGTTCACGGATCTGAGCACGCTTCAGGCCCTGCAGGAAACGAAGAACGTCACCGGCTATCAGCTGCGCCTGCGCGACCCGGATCTGGCGCCGGCGGTCGGACGGCAGCTCACGCGGGCGCGGCCCTACAGCGCGCTGCCGTGGCAGGACATCTACGGCACGCTGCTCGATCAGCTGTCCCTCCAGAAGAAGGTCATCTCCTTCGTGGTCTTCCTGATCGTGATCGTTGCCGCCTTCGGCATCGCGAACGTCCTGACCCTCGCCGTCTTCGAGAAAACGCAGGAGATCGCCATTCTGCGTGCCATCGGCGCCACCCGCGCCCTGATCACGCGGGTCTTCCTGTTCGAGGGCCTGGTGCTCGGCGTCGGCGGCCTGCTGGTCGGGAACCTGCTCGGCCTGGGGATCAGCGCGTATTTCACCGTGCGGCCTTTCCAGCTGCCCGGCGACCTGTACTTCGTGACCTCTCTCCCGGTGGAGGTGCGCTGGACGGATCTACTCGCCGTGAACCTGATGGGCTTGGTCACCACGTTGCTGGCGGCCCTGATCCCCGCCCGCCGTGCCGCTGGCATCGAACCGGCCCGCATCATCCGCTGA
- a CDS encoding 3D domain-containing protein, with product MAHAFLRWMTTIALAVTGIATAGAPALPDSTIAAAAVQDALSTPSTIQSTDAAQVRADTVAQAAASDTVAYSPIRGKVAIVRATAYNSVPGQTDATPFITATGTRTRPGVVALSRDLLRLFPYGTKVMIEDLSGRYSAQFSGRVFIVEDTMAVRKTNSLDIWMSTRGDAMRFGARQVRITAVR from the coding sequence ATGGCCCACGCCTTTTTGCGCTGGATGACCACCATCGCCCTCGCCGTGACCGGCATTGCCACTGCGGGTGCCCCCGCCCTGCCCGATTCGACCATCGCCGCCGCTGCGGTTCAAGACGCCCTGAGCACTCCCTCCACCATCCAGAGCACCGACGCCGCCCAGGTTCGTGCCGACACCGTAGCCCAGGCCGCCGCCAGCGATACCGTCGCCTATAGCCCAATTCGCGGCAAGGTCGCCATCGTGCGCGCCACCGCCTACAACAGCGTGCCCGGCCAGACCGATGCCACGCCCTTCATCACTGCCACCGGCACGCGAACCCGGCCCGGTGTGGTGGCACTCAGCCGCGACCTGCTGCGCCTGTTTCCCTACGGCACCAAGGTCATGATTGAAGACCTGAGTGGCCGCTATAGCGCCCAGTTCAGTGGCCGTGTCTTTATCGTCGAGGACACCATGGCGGTCCGCAAGACCAACAGCCTGGACATCTGGATGTCCACCCGTGGCGACGCCATGCGGTTCGGGGCCCGGCAGGTTCGCATCACTGCCGTCCGCTGA
- a CDS encoding penicillin-binding protein 2, producing the protein MEVKIRNRSRVMQFIATLLFLSLVWAYAQLEWGTPQGVSRAAVQSRGSIISADGKVLARSVGDKRVYPQGRLAGQVVGMMGTTEGLEGLEYAFNHQLATGQDVKLTLDTGIQAAAEGALARAVPEHQAEYGSVVVLDTRTGAVLAAASYPPFDPNTWRSYSQGDRRNRPFLDVFEPGSTVKGLVVAAALNEGLTTPDSQYSTPMRRHVGGRWGSTINDAVQHPTTLTTQGILRYSSNVGMSHIVEPFPAEKMRGYLSKYGFGIYPDMDAVPSATGTLQPLRHWDELVRATNAFGQGMSSTVLQLAAAYNTMANDGTYVSPRLVAGAVGGERHPVIRPDTARLTRTMLRKVIEEGIPGAAGVKGYAIAGKTGTAQVVVDGKYSSTLYDSVFAGFFPADAPRVTVAVMVHGAKLAYHGSMLAAPIFKDVSTEVLSRWAVAPVVTAPAP; encoded by the coding sequence GTGGAAGTAAAGATCCGGAACCGATCCCGCGTCATGCAGTTCATCGCGACCCTGCTGTTCCTCAGCCTGGTGTGGGCGTACGCCCAGCTGGAGTGGGGGACGCCACAGGGCGTGAGTCGGGCTGCCGTGCAGTCGCGCGGCAGCATCATCAGCGCGGACGGGAAGGTACTGGCACGCAGCGTGGGCGACAAGCGCGTGTATCCGCAGGGACGGCTGGCCGGGCAGGTGGTGGGGATGATGGGCACCACCGAGGGCCTCGAAGGGCTGGAGTACGCCTTCAACCACCAGCTCGCCACCGGGCAGGACGTGAAACTGACCCTCGACACCGGGATCCAGGCCGCCGCCGAGGGGGCGCTCGCGCGGGCCGTGCCGGAGCATCAGGCAGAGTATGGCTCGGTCGTGGTGCTCGATACCCGCACAGGAGCGGTGCTGGCCGCCGCGAGCTACCCACCCTTCGATCCGAACACGTGGCGCTCGTATTCCCAGGGAGATCGCCGCAATCGTCCGTTCCTGGACGTCTTCGAGCCAGGCTCCACCGTCAAGGGACTGGTCGTGGCCGCCGCCCTCAACGAGGGCCTGACCACGCCGGACTCGCAGTACAGCACGCCCATGCGTCGCCACGTTGGTGGGCGCTGGGGCAGCACCATCAACGACGCCGTGCAGCATCCGACCACCCTGACGACGCAGGGCATCCTGCGATACAGCAGCAACGTGGGCATGAGCCATATCGTGGAGCCCTTCCCGGCCGAGAAGATGCGCGGCTACCTGTCGAAGTACGGCTTCGGCATCTACCCCGACATGGACGCCGTACCGAGCGCCACCGGCACCCTGCAACCCCTGCGGCACTGGGACGAACTCGTGCGCGCCACCAACGCCTTCGGTCAGGGCATGAGTTCCACGGTGCTGCAGCTCGCCGCGGCCTACAACACGATGGCGAACGACGGAACCTACGTCTCTCCAAGATTGGTGGCTGGGGCGGTGGGTGGGGAGCGTCATCCAGTCATCCGTCCGGATACGGCGCGCCTGACCCGCACCATGCTCCGCAAGGTCATCGAAGAGGGTATTCCAGGTGCAGCTGGAGTGAAGGGTTACGCGATCGCCGGAAAAACCGGAACGGCCCAGGTGGTGGTGGACGGCAAGTATTCCAGCACGCTGTACGACAGCGTCTTCGCGGGGTTCTTCCCGGCGGACGCGCCGCGTGTGACAGTGGCGGTCATGGTTCACGGGGCCAAGCTGGCGTATCACGGGTCGATGCTCGCGGCACCGATCTTCAAGGACGTCTCGACCGAGGTGCTGTCGCGTTGGGCAGTGGCGCCCGTCGTCACAGCACCGGCGCCATAG
- the rsmH gene encoding 16S rRNA (cytosine(1402)-N(4))-methyltransferase RsmH codes for MTDPLTDSTTESTLTHWPVLAAEVLAALAPAPGKVFVDGTLGGAGHTGLLLDAGATVYGIDQDPYALERARAAGRPGLTVLEGNYRDMPALLAAEGVSGVDGILLDIGVSSFQLDDTQRGFSYHSDAPLDMRMSQSGESAADVVNTYPEEEIAAIIYEYGEERHSRRIARGIVYARERAPIETTVQLADIIKRSYPGFSKGIHPARRSFQALRIHVNDELGALRDGLNGAEGLLRPAGRLAVISFHSLEDRIVKRFMQGSESLHPLTKRPVIATDDEQASNPRARSAKLRAAEKLAPGGETA; via the coding sequence GTGACCGATCCCCTGACTGACTCCACCACCGAATCCACCCTGACCCACTGGCCCGTGCTGGCCGCCGAGGTGCTGGCCGCGCTGGCTCCCGCTCCCGGCAAAGTGTTCGTCGACGGCACACTGGGCGGCGCGGGTCATACCGGCCTGCTGCTCGATGCGGGCGCGACCGTCTACGGCATCGACCAGGATCCCTACGCGCTGGAACGCGCCCGCGCCGCTGGACGGCCCGGCCTGACCGTGCTGGAGGGCAACTACCGTGACATGCCCGCCCTGCTGGCCGCCGAGGGGGTCAGCGGCGTGGACGGCATCCTGCTCGATATCGGCGTGAGCTCCTTCCAGCTCGACGACACGCAACGCGGCTTCTCATACCACTCGGATGCTCCGCTGGATATGCGCATGAGCCAGTCCGGCGAGAGCGCCGCCGACGTCGTGAACACCTACCCGGAAGAGGAGATCGCCGCGATCATCTACGAGTACGGCGAGGAACGCCACTCCCGGCGGATCGCGCGCGGGATCGTGTACGCCCGCGAACGCGCGCCCATCGAGACGACCGTGCAACTCGCGGACATCATCAAGCGCTCGTATCCCGGCTTCTCGAAGGGCATCCACCCGGCGCGGCGCTCGTTCCAGGCCCTGCGGATCCATGTGAACGACGAACTCGGTGCCCTGCGTGACGGCCTGAACGGGGCGGAGGGGCTGCTCCGGCCCGCTGGCCGGCTGGCCGTCATCTCCTTCCACTCGCTGGAAGACCGCATCGTGAAGCGCTTCATGCAGGGCAGTGAGAGCCTGCACCCCCTGACCAAACGGCCGGTGATCGCCACCGACGACGAACAGGCCAGCAATCCGCGGGCCCGCAGCGCCAAGCTTCGCGCCGCCGAGAAGCTCGCCCCAGGCGGGGAGACGGCATGA
- the mraZ gene encoding division/cell wall cluster transcriptional repressor MraZ: protein MPFGEFPYTIDDKGRVVMPPPFREFVEDGMILTRGMEGCLYVFPLASWRRVEEQLEGLPLTDAESRSFVRFFYSGANKARLDNQSRVSIPQTLRSFAQLDGDVIVAGAPGRLELWSPARWEAAITAVQDNPPKPELLINFVA, encoded by the coding sequence TTGCCGTTCGGAGAGTTCCCGTACACCATCGACGACAAGGGACGTGTGGTCATGCCACCGCCGTTCCGGGAGTTCGTCGAGGACGGAATGATCCTTACGCGCGGCATGGAAGGCTGCCTGTACGTCTTCCCGCTCGCCAGCTGGCGACGCGTGGAGGAGCAGCTGGAGGGCCTGCCGCTCACGGACGCCGAATCCAGGTCGTTCGTGCGCTTCTTCTACTCGGGAGCGAACAAGGCCCGGTTGGACAACCAGAGCCGCGTGTCCATTCCGCAGACCCTGCGATCCTTCGCGCAGCTGGACGGCGACGTGATCGTGGCGGGCGCGCCCGGACGCCTGGAACTGTGGAGTCCCGCCCGCTGGGAAGCCGCCATTACCGCTGTGCAGGACAACCCGCCCAAACCCGAACTCCTGATCAACTTCGTGGCCTGA
- a CDS encoding DUF423 domain-containing protein, whose amino-acid sequence MTTQPRSFPTLQAGAILAALGIGLGAFGAHALKTQLDAALLADYETGVRYQMYAALALIALGSTQRPQRAGLWLTLGAVIFSGSLYVLALTGVTILGAITPVGGVLLIAGFMIVALDARRT is encoded by the coding sequence ATGACCACGCAGCCCCGTTCCTTCCCCACCCTTCAGGCCGGCGCGATCCTTGCGGCCCTCGGCATTGGCCTGGGAGCCTTCGGTGCCCACGCCCTGAAAACCCAGCTCGACGCCGCCCTTCTCGCGGACTACGAGACCGGCGTGCGCTACCAGATGTACGCCGCGCTGGCCCTGATCGCTCTGGGCAGCACCCAGCGGCCGCAGCGGGCGGGCCTGTGGCTCACGCTCGGGGCCGTCATCTTCAGCGGCAGCCTGTATGTGCTGGCCCTGACCGGCGTGACCATCTTGGGGGCGATCACGCCCGTCGGCGGCGTGCTGCTCATCGCAGGCTTCATGATCGTCGCGTTGGATGCCCGGCGCACCTGA
- a CDS encoding pseudouridine synthase — MSERLHKRLARAGVASRRAAEAMISAARVSVNGVTATLGQSVTDADDVRIDGQLVELERAPARTFALYKPTGYVTTASDEYGRRNVLDAMPNIPGLHPVGRLDRDSEGLLILTTDGDLTLTLTHPRYGHEKAYRAWTDGDHDPTAEELDALTEGITLTDGPARAISASPATGGAFIVLGEGRKRQVRRMLAAIGHPVTRLMRYRTGGLWLGNLDVGEYRELGPDEMADLLRPNGAGSPNWDKNWELMQRRWG; from the coding sequence GTGAGCGAGCGCCTTCACAAACGCCTCGCGCGGGCCGGGGTCGCCTCCCGCCGCGCGGCCGAGGCCATGATCTCGGCCGCGCGGGTCAGCGTGAACGGCGTCACCGCCACGCTCGGCCAGTCTGTCACGGACGCCGACGACGTCCGGATCGACGGTCAACTGGTCGAACTGGAGCGCGCTCCAGCCCGAACCTTCGCGCTGTACAAGCCGACCGGCTACGTGACCACCGCCAGCGACGAGTACGGCCGCCGCAACGTCCTCGACGCCATGCCGAACATCCCTGGGCTGCACCCCGTGGGCCGCCTCGACCGTGACTCCGAGGGCCTGCTGATCCTCACCACCGATGGCGACCTGACCCTGACGCTCACCCACCCGCGCTACGGACATGAAAAGGCCTACCGTGCCTGGACCGACGGCGACCACGACCCCACCGCCGAGGAACTCGACGCGCTGACCGAAGGGATCACGCTCACGGACGGCCCGGCCCGCGCGATCAGCGCCTCACCAGCCACGGGTGGTGCCTTCATCGTGCTCGGCGAGGGTCGCAAGCGGCAGGTGCGTCGCATGCTCGCCGCCATCGGGCACCCTGTGACCCGCCTGATGCGCTACCGCACCGGGGGCCTGTGGCTCGGCAACCTTGATGTCGGCGAGTACCGCGAACTCGGCCCAGACGAGATGGCCGACCTGCTGCGCCCGAACGGCGCGGGCTCGCCCAACTGGGATAAGAACTGGGAACTTATGCAGCGGCGCTGGGGATAA
- the truB gene encoding tRNA pseudouridine(55) synthase TruB: protein MPVIAVDKPLNLTSHDVVDRTRRARKTRRVGHTGTLDPLATGVLVLAVDASTKLVQFMEADSKDYLAWVALGASTVTLDTEGPVDSVASVPNLDANAVSVALAGLTGPQQQIPPQYSAIQVGGQRAYAVARAGGEIDLPARSVMIHALELLGVYPSVQAAPRHFSPTPDGWAPHADGRAFTLPQPLGEHPTLLIRARVGSGTYLRSLARDLGTALGVPAHLAGLVRTRVGRHRLEHTVPLEDVAEADGLDDLEALEFPRLEADERLALQLRQGKRPEHPAVGRYVVTLDGRLVAVVDGDGQTLKVVRAWAQ, encoded by the coding sequence ATGCCGGTCATCGCCGTGGACAAGCCCCTGAACCTGACCTCGCACGACGTGGTGGATCGCACGCGCCGCGCCCGTAAGACCCGGCGCGTGGGGCACACGGGCACGCTCGATCCGCTGGCGACCGGGGTGCTGGTGCTGGCGGTCGATGCGAGCACGAAACTGGTGCAGTTCATGGAGGCCGACAGCAAGGATTATCTCGCGTGGGTGGCACTGGGCGCTTCTACCGTCACGCTCGATACCGAGGGGCCGGTGGACAGCGTCGCGTCCGTTCCGAACCTGGACGCGAACGCGGTGAGCGTGGCCCTCGCCGGATTGACTGGTCCGCAGCAGCAGATTCCGCCGCAGTATTCTGCCATCCAGGTGGGCGGCCAGCGGGCCTATGCCGTGGCCCGCGCGGGAGGTGAGATCGACCTGCCGGCCCGATCCGTGATGATCCATGCCCTGGAGCTCCTGGGCGTGTACCCGAGTGTGCAGGCCGCGCCGAGGCACTTCTCCCCCACTCCGGACGGCTGGGCACCGCACGCGGACGGACGGGCATTCACGCTGCCGCAGCCGCTGGGCGAGCATCCGACCTTGCTCATCCGCGCACGCGTGGGGAGTGGCACGTACCTGCGCTCGCTGGCCCGCGACCTGGGAACAGCCCTCGGCGTGCCCGCCCACCTGGCTGGGCTGGTGAGAACCCGCGTGGGCCGACACCGCCTGGAGCACACCGTGCCGCTGGAGGACGTGGCTGAGGCCGACGGGCTGGATGACCTCGAGGCCCTGGAATTCCCGCGCCTGGAGGCCGATGAGCGGCTGGCGCTGCAGCTGCGGCAGGGAAAACGGCCCGAGCATCCTGCGGTGGGGCGATACGTGGTCACACTGGATGGTCGGCTGGTGGCGGTAGTGGACGGTGACGGGCAGACACTGAAGGTCGTGCGCGCATGGGCTCAGTGA
- a CDS encoding NAD(P) transhydrogenase subunit alpha, whose amino-acid sequence MAAVVGVMVSDDPAERRVPLVPDVARKLAGLGAGIVMQRGAADRAPYPDVDYPDVTWVESAAEVVARADVLWVLGPPPDDLLRQLRPGTVLMGLLQPYASADRVRALNDRQVTAFAMELLPRISRAQSMDILSSQGAASGYQGALIAAGLAPKFFPMLTYAAGTIRPARALIVGAGVAGLQAIATAKRLGAIVDAYDVRPETREQIESLGAKFVDTGVSAAGTGGYARELTDDEKAAQAEKLARAVAASDVIVTTAAIPGRRAPVIITSVMLAGMKPGSVVVDLAAETGGNVEGTVADQEVVLDGVRVFGPTHLPSRMPVHTSEMYAKNLLNFITPALSGGELKLDWTDEVIAGTALTHAGAVVNDRVRQALNLTSP is encoded by the coding sequence ATGGCAGCAGTGGTGGGAGTGATGGTCAGCGACGATCCGGCCGAACGCCGGGTACCCCTGGTGCCGGACGTGGCCCGCAAACTCGCGGGACTGGGCGCGGGAATCGTGATGCAGCGCGGCGCCGCCGACCGCGCCCCCTACCCGGACGTGGACTATCCGGACGTGACCTGGGTGGAATCGGCCGCCGAAGTGGTGGCGCGTGCAGACGTGCTGTGGGTGCTCGGCCCGCCACCGGACGACCTGCTGCGTCAGCTCCGGCCGGGAACGGTTCTGATGGGCCTGCTCCAGCCGTACGCCAGCGCCGACCGGGTGCGTGCCCTGAACGACCGGCAGGTGACGGCCTTCGCCATGGAACTACTCCCCCGCATCTCGCGGGCGCAGTCGATGGACATCCTGTCGTCACAGGGCGCAGCGAGCGGCTACCAGGGCGCATTGATCGCGGCGGGCCTGGCGCCGAAGTTCTTTCCGATGCTGACCTACGCGGCGGGCACCATCCGGCCCGCGCGCGCCCTGATCGTGGGCGCCGGCGTGGCGGGTCTGCAGGCCATCGCCACGGCAAAACGCCTGGGAGCCATCGTGGACGCCTATGACGTGCGCCCGGAGACGCGGGAACAGATCGAGTCGCTGGGCGCGAAGTTCGTCGATACCGGCGTGAGCGCGGCCGGCACCGGCGGCTACGCCCGCGAACTGACCGACGACGAGAAGGCCGCGCAGGCCGAGAAACTCGCGCGGGCCGTGGCCGCCAGCGACGTGATCGTCACGACCGCCGCCATTCCCGGCCGCCGCGCCCCGGTGATCATCACCTCGGTCATGCTCGCCGGCATGAAGCCGGGTTCCGTGGTCGTGGATCTGGCCGCCGAGACGGGCGGGAACGTCGAGGGTACGGTGGCCGATCAGGAGGTGGTGCTGGATGGCGTGCGGGTCTTCGGCCCGACCCACCTGCCGTCGCGGATGCCGGTGCACACCTCGGAGATGTACGCGAAGAACCTGCTGAACTTCATCACGCCGGCCCTCTCGGGCGGGGAACTGAAGCTCGACTGGACGGATGAAGTGATCGCCGGCACCGCCCTGACGCACGCAGGCGCCGTCGTAAATGACCGTGTGCGCCAAGCCCTGAACCTCACCAGTCCCTGA
- a CDS encoding NAD(P) transhydrogenase subunit alpha: MDLFYLYIFMLAAFTGYEVIARVPVILHTPLMSGSNFVHGVVLVGAMVVLGHAVTPLEQGIGFFAVLLGAANAAGGYVVTERMLAMFRSDRPRMPAVPGAERVK; the protein is encoded by the coding sequence ATGGATCTGTTTTACCTGTACATCTTCATGCTGGCCGCGTTCACTGGCTATGAGGTGATCGCGCGCGTGCCCGTGATCCTGCACACCCCGCTGATGTCCGGCTCGAACTTCGTGCACGGTGTGGTGCTGGTCGGCGCGATGGTCGTGCTGGGCCACGCGGTCACCCCGCTGGAGCAGGGCATCGGGTTCTTCGCGGTGCTGCTCGGGGCCGCCAACGCCGCCGGAGGGTACGTGGTCACGGAGCGGATGCTGGCCATGTTCCGCAGCGACCGGCCCCGGATGCCTGCGGTGCCCGGCGCGGAGCGCGTGAAGTAG